The genomic segment aagacagagctgctgaacGAGTGctcatgtttgtgtatgtgaaatTATTGAATGTGTGTTGATTGTTATAGGTTCGAAATAGATTGTGACTTTTATAATGTTGATGTTTTCCCCTAAAGCCTCACTAACTTTGCAGCTCCTAATACATCTCTATTTTTGTTGCCAGGTTACAGCCACTGCTCCTCTAGTCTCTTagatgtattttttattttgctggtTCTTCAAAGCGTTTGGTCTGAAGTCATAATAGATAAGTCCAGAACATAAAATAACCCTTTCTACTGTTTGACAGTACATAGACAGACATGTATATAAGAACAGTATTTTATAAATCCACAGACTTGACACTGACTGCGTTTCCAGGTTCTTCACGAGCCCTTGATAGATGAGGACCCCGTGTTCATCACCACCTGCACAGAACgggagctgaggaagaggaagaagaggaagttcAGCCTCTGGGTTCGACAGTGCACCTCCACCGGGTTCATCTGTCAGGTAGCGAATGAATAGATCCTGGTAGAATTTGCTAGCGTGTGCTTTCTtaagcattaaaaatataacaatgtttccatggcaaccagatGTTCCCCAAATGTCACGTCAGCTCCGAACGCACCTCTCGCTGTGACTCCCCTCACTGTCGTCGGCGTGAAGCAGCTCTTTAATACATCACACGCGGATTCCCCCCAAAACTGGGTCCTCTGAGCCAACCAGCAGCCTGATATTCTGTTGGCTGTATAGCAATATAGCAAAACTTAAATAGAAAGGGCCATAAATAGATATAGTATATCTAGGCATTGACTCTAATATGGATGATGGGTTTCTTTCTTTAGCCTGAGTGACGTCCAAAATGACATTAGCGAGGAGACGAGAAAACCACGGCCAGAATTTTAATTCACTGTTTTCCCTCCTCATCGGTTTATGTGAAATGAAGTCACTAATAAAAGCAGCCGTTCATCTCTCTGAGTGTAACCCTAATTCACTGTGCCAGGCGAGATGTGCGCGGGAAGCCTCACAGCCTCTGTCATTAAAAGCCGTGTTCCATTATCTCATCCATTTCACAAATAAGCATTAGCGGCCACGCTGGCTGTGGCCGTTTGGCAGCCGCTGTGTGTCTGCGCTGACGTCGGCTCCCTCTGCGTGAGTTGTGTTgtaggagggggaaaaaaaagaaaaagaatccaagaaataaaacaagttaATGGAGCGAATCAATGAGATGCCATTAGGCcgtgcaacacacaaacaaacacgcagacgcaggcgcctGGTCTGAGCATTTAGTGTAACGGCTACAGTCGCAGGACTGTTTCTCTCGCATTCAAACTAAACCTCTTACAGGTTCAGCCACATCAAGGTCACTCCGTgctattaatatatattttgaatTGAAACGCTCCGTGTTTCCTCCCGTGCAGATCTCGGTCCACCTGAAGGACGGCCAGGGCACCGACGCTCTGGCCACCTTGAAGAACAAGCCTCAGCTCCACAGCCTCGTGGCCAAGCAGCTCTGCCAAAACATCTCAGGCAGGAACACCATCATCTTCACCGGGCCGTCCATCACCAGCCTCGGCCTCTTCAGCGAGTTCAGCAAACAAGGTACGCGTCAAACCCATCAGCTGAGGCTGGATCTGTAGCTGTGTGAGGCTGTCAAACCCACGACCTCAGGTTGTGTTCAGCCAAGTCACAATATCACACAATCGACGTGGAGACTGAACGTGAGTGAAAGTGAAACTCATTAATGACCGTTCAGAACCATTGAAGCAGCCgaggcagcgctgctggagctgtgatCCTGCAGCACATTAATCCTCCTCAGTGACCTGTTTCCTTTTGTCGTAGTAATAGTAAACGCATCATCACATCGCGGCAGGCGAGTAAATCTGCAAAGGCAGAGAAGAAATGTGCAGCCGAGCAGCTCAGATTTAATGATGACACCAGCAACGGTTCTGCATTCTCCTTTTCACCGCTGCTCTTCTGCAGCACGATAACAGTGGGAAGAGACGAAGAGGAAGAAGTCATCGTcccacatttttatttcaaagtTATCTTAGTTGGACTAATTAGCAGAGTTAATTACCCTGtgctgaacacacacgcacacgcacacgcacacgcacacacacacacacgcaccgtaATCCACAGATAGGAATCGTTCTCCAAACAGAGAACAGTGAGAATTAGAAGCAGTCAGGCACATGATTGTTCGAAATGGGTGGAAGcacaaagaaaaaatacaagaagcagatgagaagaGGGACCGATGTGAGAGACAGCTCCCTGAACAAATGGTTCAGGAAACAAATGGCTGCAACCACTTAAGCAATTAGTTATGGTTCACCTATATAGTGgcaattatattaataatacagAGACTATTTGCTTAAGTTAATCGAGTAAATACAACGTTCAATAAGGTTATATTTGTCCAATCGCCCGTTTCCAGACATCTACTGCTGTGGCCTGCTGAGCACCAGGAAGAGCGACTGCACCGGCCTTCCTCAGAACATGCTGGTGTGCGGCTCCACGCCGGCGCAGCGCGGCCAGTCGCGGGTGATGATGAAGGGCAGCATGTCGCTGATCAGCTGGTACAACAAGGGCCACTTCAGGTTCCTCACCAACGCCTACTCCCCAACGAAGCAGGGTGAATGATATACATGGCTCCAGGGTCGTgatgttctcctcctccgctctcagTTGAACAATTGTTTTATAGGTTCACGTCTAGTTGAAGCGCTAAAGTGTCTGTGAGCGGCTCCTTTCATCCGTTCGACTCTTCCTGTCCACTATTGATTccttccttctgtgtgtgtgtgtgtgtgtgtgtgtgtgtgtgtgtgtgtgtgtgtgtgtgtgtgtgtgtgtgtgtgtgtgtgtgtgtgtgtgtgtgggcgtgcgcGCAAATGTTTTCACCTCCTTAAAGGGCGACAGAGAAGCCGGCGCCCCACGCATAGTTACAACAATCCTTTGTTATTGTGAATATTATGCAAGCAACAATTATATAATGGGCAAATCTGAGACAACGATGTTGGTGGAAAGTCTGCACTGTTTAAGGAAGCGCCGCTTCTTCactggtgtttgttgtgtttgtggcaggTGTGATCATCAAGAGGAAAAGCGGGGAGATCCCGTGCCCTTTAGCGGTGGAGGCCTTCGCAGCTCACCTCAGTTACATCTGCAAATACGACGACAAGTACAGCAAGTGGGTGCAGCGTCTACAGAAGCGCCTCCCGTTCACCGCGGCGCCGCTCTGACCCCTACAATCTGTCTCTCCGCCGCAGGTACTTCATCTTCCATAAGCCCAACAAGACCTGGCAGCAGGTGTTCTGGTTGAGCATCAGCATCGCCATCAACAACGCGTACATCCTCTACAAGATGTCCGACGCCTACGCGGTGAAGCGCTACAGCCGCGCGCAGTTTGGAGAGAGACTGGTCAGAGAGCTGCTGGATCTAGAAGACTGCTCCCCCACacagtgaagaagaggagggggaggagcatgacaacaaacacacacacacactcacatgcatgcatacacacacacacacacacacacacacgcacgcacgcacgcacgcacacacacacacacacacacacacacacacacgcatgcatacacacacacacacacacacacacactcacatgcatgcatacacacacacacacacacacacacacacacgcacgcacgcacgcacgcacacacgcacacacacacacacacacacacacacacacacacacacacacacaatctttacacacacacacacacacgcatgcatgcactcactcactcactcactcactcactcactcactcactcactcactcacgcacacacacacagacactcactctcacacacacaaacacacactcacacacaatctttacacacacacacacacacacacacacacacacacgcacaatccTCACACACTCTCTTATGCGATTGTACAGACTggtgcagtctgtgtctgtgtgataaCACTGAAGCAGTGCCAAGCTGATGTCTCTTCCTCTAGTTGTTTCTCGTGGTCCTGTAAATACTCATTAACTGCACTCCACACAGTAGAGATCACGTGCCATGGGACTCCACTGCAACCTTCAGCCACGCAGGTTTACTAAGGATTTGTCAGCAGAACACGTGTCACTGGCTGAGGTGGAGACGGGACGAGTGATGTCAGCTTCAGGTTGGAGTGCGTGAGTGTCCAGGCTGAGCGGTGGTTTGAGCTGTGAGGCAACAAACGCTTAGTAAAGCAGCGCCGTGGCGTTTACACTGCATGCAAACGGAACGTGGATCGTGGTGTTCTCTTGTTCAGTGTGAGGTGGGTTTTGAAACTTTTGGTTGTGTGCATTTATTTAGCAAGTGGAACtgccatttgtgtgtgtgtgtgtgtgtgtgtgtgtgtgtgtgtgtgtgtgtgtgtgtgtgtgtgtgtgtgtgtgtgtgtgtgtgtgtgtgtgtgtgtggtgtgcagCACTACAGGAACATTTTAGACTGGATCCAAAATATTGTGGACGGCCGAACCACAATTTCTATTAGTTGTGTgatgttacagtacatttgaaTTGACCCATTTAACACAAAGGCAAAGCTCTTTGTCAATAAATGTGCTTTGCCACTAATTAACCATTAAAATGCCGCTGCAATTTATCACTGCAGAAAACTTTCCTCACTTGTTGGTCAAAGATTTCCCGAGCTGACTGATCCTGACTGCCGGCCACAAACTACAGCAGACCAGCAGTTTGTCTGCAGTGGAACCACAGGACGTCTTGTTTGTAGGTTCGCTCATGATTGCGCGAGAAGCTGATTGAAAAAGTAGGTTTTTAATAACAACACTTGTCATATTTCCGTCTCATCACTTATGCAGCTGACTGTGGCTTTCCAGGCCATGATGTTCACCGTCTCCCTGATTGAATGTTCTGTAAGCCAgtgttgctaggcaaccggCACCGTCTTGGCCAGTGGGCAGGGGTTTGGATAATGTTACTTGGCAAGATTTAGGTCCGTGAAgtaaaaaaacagaatcacTGGGGGCTTAAACGTCGTCCCAGAAATCTAAATGTTGCAACAAATCCTAATATCGACAGCAGCTTCTTGTCACATAGGCCGAGTTTTAGTTCTACGCCGGTTCCACCTGGAACCAAGTGCAGAACAGATTGCACCAACAGCAGGGTTGTATGTGTGAACACATTACAGTGCGATCGCAGGCGTTGAAGGGGTTGCTGGCAGGACTAATGCACTTTTCCCACCATAGTGTTGCACTTTGAGGAAACATATTTATTAGACATTGTTTTTAGTGTTGAATTAAACCCAATCAGAGAATATACGCTggaaaatatatacattttgtaaatatacgtgttaaataaattatataaaatgaCACCAATGatgctgaaaatgaaaaggaacGACTATaaccaaaacagaacagatTACCACTGTAGATTTAGAGAGAATACTGTCTGTGTATATTTTGTTTACGAATAATTGTTTGTATGTCTATAATCACTGAGACTCAAGATTgtgatttttttactttttcactAACTGaaccgttgttgttgttgttgttcattgtTGCTCTTGTGTGCTCGAAACCCTGGATGTCGTCGTCACCGCTCACTTTTAAGTGTCTCTGTCATTGTCAGGAAGCAGTCTCGTCTCATCACGTCGCGTGTTTGCCGACTCACCTTTTATTACAATATTTGATATCAACCAATCTCACGTCTCTTTAGTATCAAGTTGATTGGACAGTAATGAACTGAGAACTGAGGCTCTAATTCCACCCTGCAAAGCTTGTAAACGTCTGCATGCATGTATGAAGTTTATGGGATTCATAACATTCATGAGGTTTCACCCACACGTCCATTGTTATATTATGGTATATGCTTCTGCACCTCCAGACGATCATTCAAGTCTGGAATCGTTTTGTTTGGGTGATTTTCTGTGAATTTGGTTACATAATAATTATTGAAAGAATAACTTAATACCTTGTTTAACAGTATTGCTTTACTGTCTCTGCTTTGAGTTTCCGTGTCTGTTGCATCTTTGATGCTGGGCGTggtcccaacacacacatgcaaatgttgGGTTTCTCTTTGAAGCGGCTGTTGTTTAGAGCGGTATTGTTCTCGTTGCTATAGTAAAACAGAGTGAAGACAGTGCAGACTCCATAAGGTTAAAGATGATGTTAGCACTCAAAGTTATAATAATTGTAAACAGCCTCGGTGTCAGTCGTCATCTAATCAAGAGCTCCTGCGCTGACATTTAATCAGGAGGGAGACATTCATGAAATAAGGCAGAGAAGCCGGTTTCTCCACtgagctgaagcctcagtgtgagcgtgtggaCCTGCAGGGCAAACTGCAGTCTGAGTAAGAGCCACGGATGGAGTCATCGCTAACTGATGCACGAATACGTGAGTAGAGCAGGGAATGGAGTCCAGCTCTTCACAGCGATTAGCTCCTCACGTCAATTGTACTTTTTCATGTACGCGCATCACAATGAACCTTTGCGATGGCTGCATTTGTACATGCTGCTGATAGAAGTTACCTGAGATTCACGAGTGTGAAGGGATGGCTGCGTTTGAGGTTTTCGGCCCTTATCGCATCAGCTGCAGAGGCCTCATGTGGCCAAGTGCTTTTAATTCACAGCAAAGTTACATTTGGTtcgtttaaaaaaataaaaataatcaaatctATTTTGAAATCTCAAGTTATTTCCTTCAGTCCGCTTTGCTGATGACAGTTAGGCAGTCTTGTTTATGTTCTGACATCAAGCCAGAGCAGAAATAGAACAAACTAGAAATGAGGAAAATCTGTAAATGGACACAACAACATCAGATATTTGCTTAAAGGTTTTCTCACAGCTGTAATGTCTCATATTTCATAATTTCTGATGTTCCCATCAATAATATTAACCTGATATCCAACCCTGAAATGTTATTATCCAAATCACCAAATTCAAttaagtaataaagtaaaaagtCAATATGTTTTCCATAAGGACAGTGTGACTCTGATGCTCTTTCTATGGATGATGGTCCCAAACAGTTGGTCAAGGCCTTTGATTCAATATGAATTGATACGAAGCagtgcaggtgtgtgtatgATGATGTGCATGTACAGAGCTTAGTTTAGGTGACgatatttaatgtttaatatactgtaagtgaCTGGCTAACCTCAGGGCTTCATCACTAATAACACAGCTATAGCCTTATCAGGTGCTAACCACTGTACAAGCAACAGCAGATTTAATTGTAGAACTAAGTCTATAAATCCAGTTTATAGAACTAGTCGATCATCTCCACGTAGTGAACACCTGCCTAAAAACAGCAGAAGATCAAGTCACAAGCGTCCCAACCAAGGGGTCACGCTTACTAAGGGACTCAGCTCTGTAGCCGAGCGCCGTGGGCCCGAGTGTGTGTTATCTGGCTCCGCGGCAGAAACAGacgggcgtgtgtgcgtgcatgtaaTGTCAAAGACGTGGCGTGTGCTGGACCAAATGACTTTCTTAACTGTGAGTGTCGACGAGTTGTTCACCACTGTTGTGTAAACGTGTCTTCATTAAAACTTTCCACGTGTTGAAGAGTTGGAGAATCTTCTTGACCTGTAGAAAACAGATCCCTTCTGTTATATAGGATAAATAATTCAGTGTTTTACTagaattattgtttattttgaaggttaTTAAAAAAGTACATACAGTACCCAAGAATAAATTCTAGTAATAAAACGCTAATACACTTCTACTCAAGATGCAGAAGGTGTATAAAATATTGTGTCTGGAGGCTTATGTACTGTAGAGAAGGGTATTAAGCCTGGACACACAGGCCTTTGTGATAAAGTTAGAGTGACTGACAAGGTAAACCTGCTTTACTGGGTTAATTCTGAACATTATTCAAACCGTCCAATGAGTGATGCTGAAAATATGATTGAAACATTTGGAAATGAACTCTCTATGCACAAGTCTAacaatcatttcattttcatgtaaTTGCCCTGAGGGGTGGGTTTATTAAATGGTAAAATATAGCTGCAATGCGAAGTATAACCAGGAGAGGGCAGCAAGTAATAATTCCCTCAGTCACTTTGTCCATCGGCTCATCGATGTTCCCCTGAAGGTAAGTTGATTCTAATTGGTCCAAGCAGCAAAGTGAGACCACATAACTGAATTAATTTCATGAGATGCTTGATAACAGAGTGACTGGCTGACAtcctaaaagtaaaaaataacttcactAGCAAAAAATAGTGAAGTTATTCTATCTACAGAATCCAGTTGAAACATACCGGTGAGGGGTGGACGGACAGTCCGACCGACAGGATGAGCAAGAGACCAGGAATAAAGCAGAGCTGGCAAACTGAgagctgctcttttctctcacGGGCCTCAGGGGGAGCTCATCACCATTCCTGCACAACAGAGAGAACTCACAAAGGCCGAGCGATGAGCTGAAGCTGATCGGCGAGGTTTGAATGTCAGAAATAATGGCACCTGTTAACTCTCAGGTTGATTGTAAACTCTGGCGTTGGTTCGTATGTGCAGACATCCGGGTACGTTTACCTGGAAGCTAACTCACCGCATTTGGACTGAGTCCATGGCTCCATGACTCAGCCTCCAGACTACTTCCAGAATGTCTTATCATGcttaacaaagcagaaaactcAATGGAGACGCACCAAACGTTTAATGTCTGTCAGTGCAGCATCAGTGTGAGTATCACCTGGATGCAGACGCTCACACATTTAGCCTGAAAGTGTCTCCCAGGTTTATAGCCTCCGTCTCCAgcatcctactgtacatgtgtcagGTTGTGACACTCGGGCCTCGCCGACCCGCATCCATGCAGACTCACCAACACGTCTCCGCTCATGTCATTGGGCTATAATTAACGTATCGATGTAACGCCTTTTATTTACGGGTTCCCTTTGTCATCTTGAAGTGGGAGTCGCGGGTAAGTCACGTCATGAGGCGTCATCTGGCCCAAGATCATCCACTTCATACTTTCAGCAGATACGTGTTGTTGTCTTAATGTAGCTGCtgactgctttgtgtgttttaagcgATCCTCCTCTCTCCCGGACCAGGAAAACGCTAATGAGCCCCCGAATCATGAGTCCTCTTCACACTGAGGTGCTGAGAAAGTCTCTGCAGAGGCCGCGCTGCATTGCTTCCAGTCAGGTGGCGAGTGTGAGTGGATGTAACGCTTGACTGTCATGTTTCCTGGCTGCTCAGCTATGACTCACcgtgcttttttttctgcatggGTGAGTTtaagacagatagacagataccGATCTCATATCTGCATGAAAGCAGTCACTTATCTTATCGGAGCGCCGGGATCTGATGCACACGCTTTTTATGAGTTTCAATGAGTTTGAGGCTATTCTGAgaagctgtgttgtgttttgggaGTCTGCTGTTTCAGTTGCGTTTAGTTGAACTAAACTTTtctagtaaaataaaaacactgattacACACCTCTGCACCACAGTGATACCAGCATGAAACTTTCTAGCACGGTGAGCGGACGGGGGCTGATCCGAGCAGGTGGCACAGAGTGTTAGCGGCAGTTAAATTTGCATTTACTGTTTGAACCTTTTCTAGAAAGGAAACCTCAGACGAATCCAGCAGGACTCTCTGTGCTCGTTTAAGCACTCGTCGCTCATATTGCTCATAAACCATAACCTTgaccagacagacaggcagatgtacacagacagacagacgtacacagacagacagacagacagacagacagacagacagacagacagacagatgcacatagacagacaggcagacagacagacagacagacagacagacagacagacaggcaggcaggcaggcaggcaggcaggcaggcaggcaggcaggcaggcaggcaggcagatgtacatagacagacagacagacagacagacagacagacagacagacagacagatgcacatagacagacagacagacagacagacagacagacagacaggcaggcaggcaggcaggcaggcagacagacagacagacagacaggcaggcaggcagatgcacatagacagatatacagatgttcatagacaaacagacagatatACATAGACGGATACACAGATAGTTAGATGACTAGCGCCTGCTTTCTCATGGACACAATAGTTCCCAGCTGCACTGAGCCTTTGTGTGAGCTGAAAGAGCCTCTCCTCTCCCACTCAGGTCACGTCTAAACAAGAGGACAGGGTCAACACCATACAGATTAAACTATTACCATTATGATGTTAGTAAGACTCGAGGGTGGAATCATGACCAGCAGTTATGAATACCAGGTTTTATAGAGAACAgtttaaatgaaacacagctgCCAGAGAAGAAAGCAGAAAGAAACGGCTGGAGGAGGGGGCCGAGAGGtaggggatgtgtgtgtgtttgtgtgtgtgtgtgtgtgtgtgtgtgtgtgtgtgtgtctttgtgtgtgtgtgtgcgtgcgtgcgtgcgtgcgtgtgtgtgtgtctgtgtgtctgtgtgtgtctttgtgtgtgtgtgtctgtgtgctaaGCCACTGTGTAGGTGTTAGAGGATACTGGGGCTGCAGCGAGGGGATTGGTGCATGAGAGAGGCCTTCGTCGTTCAATAGAATAGCGTTTTATGTCATCGGAAGAAAGTGGGGGACGGAGGTGTTGGGGGGAGGATGGGTGTTGTTGTGAAGCAGATCTGGCATCGCTCTCCACCCACTGAAGTTTAGCACCTGTAATACCcatgcacacacgcagagtACAGCACTGCTGTGTACACAGGGTAGTATCTGGTCAGGCAGGTTAGGACAGGAGGATCTCCTCTCCATTATGTAACCTCCATTCAGGTGGAGCGTTATGAGCTTATCCTTAAGCCACATGAGGCCGCGTGTGTGTCGgcacgtgcacgtgtgcgttAAACGCTCCTTCCGTCGCTTTCGTGTGCTCGTAATTACATGGAGCTTCCTTGTATTTGAAGCCCGGTGGTGCCCGCGTGTGACAGCGTGGACCGGAGCTGCAGCGAGGACTGTGGATGAGGGAGAACCTGCTGGAAGCTGGTGCTGTGCTGTTCAGTAGCCTGAGGAAGCCAAATCCATGGAGCCTCTGTGGAGACTGGCTTTGATTTCAGTTATTACGCATTTATTACTATAATAAACTATACAACCCAACAAGAATGGAATAAAGAGGGAAGCATTCAGCCATTAACCTAAGCAAACAATGGTTCTGATTATGTAACGTGCATGTTTCGGAGTGTGAGGTTCCCCTTACGTTAACTTGCCGAACATGTAAAGACCTGACGTGACTTCTGACGGTTTGTCATCAGCGCGAGGCCGAGCTCCACAGTAAGCGAAGCGAATGCGCTCCAAGGTATTAAGGAGGGTGGAAGGAGCAGGAGCCCAAACCTGAGCGACCTGTTTGGCTCGGCGCTAACAGCTAATGTGAATTTAAAGAGAATTCGCTCCAGCAGATTTCAGGAAATGCTTCCAACAGTCAAAGGACGTGCGCTAATACGCCTCGAATGCCTCTTTTGCTAAATGtgactgctgcttgtttgtgggGAACTTTGAGCCAGTGTTTGTGAGAATTAAGAGCACATGAAACTGACTTTTTGTTCCTTTCCCACAGCATCGAAGCACCTCAGCGTCTCGGCTGCTATCACTCCAATGCACCGCGGTGAATAATGCCTCCTTCCCGTTCATGTTTCAACTGTAATACTTTAAATTACCAGTGTCTCAACAGTTCCGTCTCGCTGGGACGGTGATTTATGGAATTATATTCGCCTCCGCAGACCGAGCTGTCGAAGTGGAGGCGACGCAACAATAACACCATTGTGTTTTATCAGTGCTCTCGATGGAGGTTTCTCTGAGGAGAAAGAAAACGAAACGGAGCAAACTGATTCCTCAAACTGAAACAATAACACTGGACAGCACAATCAGGTGCCTAAGCCGCAGGTTCAAGTCTTTTGTGTTCGTACTGAGTGACAAGTCATTAACCTGTTACTGCGTGCAGTTTCCCTCAGTCAACAA from the Betta splendens chromosome 15, fBetSpl5.4, whole genome shotgun sequence genome contains:
- the pgbd5 gene encoding piggyBac transposable element-derived protein 5; translated protein: MAECGRKALSLLEAARSRYESLQISDDVFGESGDDSSDNPFYSTSGDSDSDNYIAEVGEEDQQHHHHHHHHQKRGDRESAHSGGAGGGGGGGGAGPPGSLSRSQAEEEGWTEALQDVTVPPYKETYGPAQKMPASATALDFFQLFVPDNCIQSMVTQTNMYAKKFQERFGSEEGWRPVAAQEMKAFLGFVISTSVHRCESVLSIWSSGFFSNQSIALKMSQARFEKILKYFHIVAFRPSQGSNQGLYKIQPFLDSLQQAFSCTFRSSQTQVLHEPLIDEDPVFITTCTERELRKRKKRKFSLWVRQCTSTGFICQISVHLKDGQGTDALATLKNKPQLHSLVAKQLCQNISGRNTIIFTGPSITSLGLFSEFSKQDIYCCGLLSTRKSDCTGLPQNMLVCGSTPAQRGQSRVMMKGSMSLISWYNKGHFRFLTNAYSPTKQGVIIKRKSGEIPCPLAVEAFAAHLSYICKYDDKYSKYFIFHKPNKTWQQVFWLSISIAINNAYILYKMSDAYAVKRYSRAQFGERLVRELLDLEDCSPTQ